DNA sequence from the Streptomyces sp. CA-210063 genome:
CAGGCCGTTGGTGACGTTGGTGATCCGGAACCGGGCGGAGGGGGCGAACATGACCTTCAGCGAGGTGATCCCGTTCCGGATCCGGGGGTTGTCGGCGGTGAAGGTCCAAGCGGTGCCGGTGAAGTCGTCGCCGGAGTGGCCGACCATCTCGTAGCCCGGGGCGAGCTTCAGTGAGGAGAGGGTGCGCGGCGGCATGCCGGAGAGGGTGAGCTGTTCGGCCGTGTGGTCGCCGAGGGCGAGTACGGCGCTGTCGCCCGAGTAGCGGGCGTCCTTGAAGACCAGGGCGCCGGTGAGGGGCTGGAGAGTGGGGATCCGGCCGGAGAAGCGGAACTTGAGGACGTACGCGGGGGCCTCGAAGGGGGCCGCCGACGGAAGGGTCACCTTCAGGCCGGTCGCGTCCTGCGTCGGGGTGGCGAGGTCGATGTAGGTGCCGGCCGTGGTGTCGAGGAGTTTCACCGAGGACAGCGAGCCCAGGTCGATCCGGTCGGAGTTGAGCGTCTTGACGGTCAGCGAACTGCCCGGCCAGCCCAGGACCGTCGCGTAGAGGACCGTGCTCGCCTTGTCGCGGGTGAACCGGATGTCCTGCGCGGTGCCGGCGGTGGGCCGGGTGAAGGAGCCGCCGCCCATCTTGGTCGGGCCCTCGCCGTACGCGGTCCAGGCCCGGGTGTCGTAGACCGACTCACCGAAGCGCTTCAGATAGTCGCCGATGCCGAGCAGGATGTCGCGCTGGCCCTGCGGGATGGTGCCGTCGGCCTGGGGCGCGATGTTGAGCAGCATGTTGCCGTTCTTGCTGACCCGGTCGACGAACGAGTGCAGCATCTGCGCGAGCGAGTAGTAGCCGATGCCCTCGGTGTAGCACCAGCTGGTGTTGGAGATGCTGTCGTCGGTCAGCCAGTAGGGCGCGGTGAGGTCGGCGGGGCCGCCGCGCTCGTAGTCGAAGACCGAACCGTGGCTGTTGAAGCCGTCCTTGTAGGTGGAGACGACCTCCTTGCCCCACGTGTCGGCCTGGTTGAAGTAGTACGACAGGAAGTTCAGCCGCTGCGCCTCGTCGACCTCCGGCAGATTGAAGTCCTGCCACAGGATGTCCGGCTGCGCCCGGTCGACGACCTCCTTGAGCTTGTCGAACCAGAGCTGGTTCTCCTCGGCGTGGCTCAACTGCCCGTAGAACTTCTTCAGGCTGGGCTCGGTCTGCGCCGGGGCGTGCTCGAAGAAGCCGGTGAAGTTGTACGCGTGGTGCATCGCCACCAGCAGCTTCAGGTTCTTGGCGCGGATGGCGTCGGCGAACAGCTCCAGCAGGTCGAGCCGTGGGCCCTTGGCCACGGAGTTCCACTCGTTGACCTGGCTGTCCCACATCGAGTAGCCGTCGTGGTGCTCGGCGACCGGCCCGGCGAACCGGGCGCCCGCGTCGACGAACAGTTGCACCCACTCGTCGGGGTCGAAGTTCCCGCCGGCCGACTTGAGCTTCGGCGCGAACTCCTTGTGGTTCCCCGCCAGGTCGTCCGCTCCGTCGACGAAGTTGTGGTACGGCCACACGGACGGATCGCCGTACGTGGCGATGTGGTGCCTGTTCGCCTTGTGGCCGGAGTCGTACATGTGGCGCGGATACCACTCGTTGTCGTACGCGGGGACGCTGAACACGCCCCAGTGGAAGTAGATGCCGAACTTGGCGTCCCGGAACCACTCGGGGGCGGCGGGGTGTTGGTTCACGGAGTCCCAGGTGGGTGTGTAGGTCCTCGGGGCGGCCAGGGCGCGCCCGGCCACGAACACGTCGGTGGCCGCTGCGGCCGCGACGACGGCCGTGGCGCCGACCAGTAACCTGCGCCTGCTGATCGATTGCGACATACGCACGAACGTCAGGCATGTGACGTACCACTGTCAACGGTCGTGCAGGGATGAATGTGCCTGCCGGGACCGGGATGTGAGCGGTTTGCTCCGGAAGAAAGCTGGTTGCTCAGGGGGAGACATCACATGTCTGACGGTCAAGGCCATCGATCAGCTCCGCGAGCTGATCCGCTCGGGCGCGTTGATCCCTGGTCCGAAGCCGCCTCCGGAGAACGCCAGAATCCCGTTTCCCCTCCCGACGATCACCGGCTTCCGCATCGCCGAAAAGGTCCTGCCGAGGATCCCGGGCTGGAAGACCGCCGACTGACGGGTCGTCTCACCCTCAGGCCCCCGGTCTCGGCAGGTCCGCGTCCTCGGGCAAGCCGCTGAACTGCTAGGTCACCATCAGGTTCCCCAGTCACTGAAAAGTGCGTTCTTCCATGTCGGGGCGCACTCTCCTACGGTTCCCGAGTAACCACAAGAGAGCACGCGGGCCGCCCGGCTCGCGCGGCAAGGAGGCGTACAGCAATGGCCATCACCTTCGTCAACCCCGGCGGACTGCCGAAGATCGACGCGTACCGGCAGGTGTCGATCGCGTCCGGTTCGAAGCTGGTCTTCATCGCCGGCCAGGTCTCCTGGGACGCCGCCGAAGTCACGGTCGGCGAGGGCGACCTGGCCGCCCAGGTCGAGCAGTGCTACCTCAACATCGGTACCGCTCTGGCCGAGGCCGGCGCCTCCTTCGACGACGTGGCGAAGCTGAACATCCACGTCGTCGACTGGACGCCCGACAAGATGCCCGCGCTCATGGAGGGGATCTCCCGGGCAGCCGCCAAGCTGGGAGTGGCCCCGACTCCTCCGGCCACGCTCCTGGGCGTCGCCGCCCTGGACATCCCCGAGCACCTGGTCGAGATCGAGGCCACGGCGGTCGTCGACTGACGGCGGCCAGGCCGATGAGCAGGGCGAACAGGCCACAGCCGTCCCACTAGAAGCCCGAGCACCGGCGCGCGCCCGGCGCGACGCGGCACCACGCGCCGGTCAGACGGGCTTCGCCGTCGTCCCCCGCAGGACGAGACGCGGCCGCCGATGTGTTCATCCAGGCCGTGGCGGCGCAGGGCGACGCCCTGCACCGGCCGATCGCTCAGGCGCTGGTCGCGGCGGGCAAGCACGTGCTGTGCGAGAAGCCGCTCGCCGGATCACTCGAAGACGCCCGCGGGATGGCGGAGTCGGAGCGTTCCGCCGAGTCGCGCTGCGGACCATGGAGATCATCAAGGCCGTCGTCGAGTCCTCCCAGGCCGGTGGCGCCGCCGTCATGCTCCCGCCCGCCGCCTGACCACCCATGGAGCACACGAGCCTTCAGGGCTACTCCCCGGCCGAAGGACTCGTCCTGGCCGCCGAGAACCCGCACGCCGCCTCGGCAGCCGTCTGACGGACACCGCGTGACAAGGGCCGCGCACCCGCCGACCGGTGGGCGCGGGGTCGGGTCCTTCACCACGCCTGTTCGTCAAGGGCGTCGACCGCCCACGCGGCCGCATGGGGGCCGAACTCGTTCCGGGCCGCCTGGGCGGCCAGGCGGGCGTTCCGTGCCCGCGCCTCCGGTCCGTCCGGCAGGTGGTAGTCCTCGCCTGCCCGCGCGGAACTGGCCTGCACCTTCGTGGCGGTGGCCAGTCGTCGGCGTACGTACCGGTCGAGCGCGTCGGGTACGTCGGCCGGTGTCGCGCCGGTGAGGGTGTCGCCGAGCACGGTCGCGTCGACGAGTGCCTGTGCCGCGCCCTGGGCCTGGAAGGGCACCATCGCGTGGGCGCTGTCGCCGAGCAGGGTCACGCGCCCGATGTTCCAGCGGGCGAGCGGGGCGCGGGTGTGGATGCCGTAGCGGAACACCGTCCCCGTGCGTGCGAGGACGGTGAGCACCCGGGGGTCCCACCCGTCGAAGGCCCGCAATTGCTCCCCCGGCTCGGCCCGGGCGGTCCAGGATTCCCGCGCCTTCTCCGCCCCGATGACGCCCACGACGTTGAGCAGTTCGCCGCGACGCACCCAGTAGTGCACGAAGTGCCGGCCCGGTCCGAGCCAGAGCGCGTACTCCGGCAGGTCCAGATCGGCGACCTTGTCGGCCGGAAGCAGCGCCCGGTAGGCGGCGGTTCCCGAGAACAGGGCCTCGTCCGCGCCGAACAGCCACCGGCGGGCCGCGGACCGCACGCCGTCCGCGGCCACGACCAGGTCCGCCTCCAGGCGCTCGCCACCGGCGGTCGTCACGTGGGCGGACCTGTCGTCCTGTCCGATGCCCACGACCGCGGTGTTCAGCCGCACCGACTCGGGCGGCACCGCGGCGGCCAGGGCCTGGTGCAGATCGGCCCGGTGGACCTGGAGGTACGGCGCCCCGAACGCGTCCTCGGCCTCGCGTCCCAGCGCGTAGCGGCAGATCTCGCCGCCGTCGGACCACGTACGGAAGCTCAGCCGGGACGGTCGGGTGGACCGCGCGACGACCGCGTCGAGCAGACCCAGTCGACGCAGTACCCGTGTGGCGTTGGGCGCGAGCTGGATTCCCGCGCCGATCTCGGTGAAGCGCGGTGTCTGTTCGACCAGCGTCACCTCGCACCCGGCGCGACGCAGGCTCAGGGTCGCGGCCAGTCCCCCGATACCCGCACCCACGACGATCGCCCTCATGCCCCCACCTCAGGTCGACGTCCCTTCACGCTACCGGCGGACGACGACCTGAGGCAGGCGCGCGACGACCCGAAGCCGCCGCGCCCCCGCTCAGAGTGGGGTGCGTTCCACCGGAATCCACAGCTCCGCGTCCGCCTGTGCCGCGTCCTGCGACAGCCGGGTCCGCAGGATCTCGGGGCCCGGGCGGCTCCGGTAGGGATTCGAAGGGAACCACTGGGTGAACACGTCGCGCCACAGATGCTGGAGCGCCTGCGGGAACGGCCCGGAGTTCTCGAAGACGGCCCAGGTCCCGGCCGGCACGGTGAGTGCGTCCATGCCCTCGGGCACGGCGGCGCGGGTCACCGCGCCGTGCCAGTAGTCGAGTTCGGTCCCTTCGGCTCGGCTGTCGTCGAGCTTGTCACTGACCGCGACGATCCCCTCCGGTTCCTGATCGGACAGGCTCTCGATCTGTCGTAGCGTCTCCTGGCCGATACCGCGGATGAAGTCGGCGATCGCCGGGTTCATCCCCTCGTGCACGAGGGGGACCCGAGCCTTCCTCCCGACCACCCGGAACTCCTCCTTCTCCACGACCCGATAGCGCATGCTGCTGCTCCCTTCGACGACGAGTCGGAAGGACATCCGGGGCTGGGACCGCAGCGTCGCACCGGTCCGCCGGGCCTCCCCGGGACCGACGCCGTGCATCGCGCGGAACGCCCGCGCGAACGCCTCCCCCGAGCCGTAGCCGTAGCGCACCGCGATCTCCAGCAGCGTCCGCTCGTCCGCCAGTACCTCGGCGCCCGCGACGGTCAGCCGCCGGCGCCGGACGTACTCCGACAGCGGCATGCCCGCCAGCGCGGAGAAGAGCCGTCGGAGGTGGTACTCCGACGTCACCGCGATCCGTGCCAGGTCGGCCACCTCGATCCGCTGATCGAGGTGGCGCTCGATGTGCTCCATGGCCTGGTTCAGCCGCTCCAGCACCCCGGCCTCCTTCCCTTCCGATCACCCACGTTAGGAAGGAACCACCCTGCCGGACCCGACATCCTGTGCCCGCTCCGGTCGGGTACGAAAGTCCCGGCGGGCCGTGCCGACGTCCTGGCTCCGGCAGGAGCCTGACGCGAGCAGGACCGTGATTTGTTGAGACGTCCTGACAAACCCGTTGACATCACCGATGGGCGGCTCCATAGTCATGCCACTAGAGCGCACTAGTAAAGCGCGCCAGTGGCCGGGCCACAGGTCCGCATACCCACCCTGACCAGCACAGCGAGGTGCGAGGGACATGCACAGACACCATCGAGTCGCCGCTCTGACCGCCACCCTTCTGGCCGGCGCCCTGTTCGCCGCCGGCTGCTCCAGCAGCTCCGGTGGAAAGGAGTCCGAGGAGGGCGGGGACACCGCTGCCGCGGGCAAGGCCGACACCCCCCGCATGACCGTGGCCATGGTCACCCACGCCTCCCCCGGCGACACCTTCTGGGACCTCATCCGCAAGGGCGCCCAGGCGGCGGCCGCCAAGGACAACATCGAGCTCGTCTACTCCGCCGACCCCAACGCCGGCAACCAGGCCAACCTCGTGCAGAACGCCATCGACCAGAAGGTCGACGGTATCGCGCTCACCGCCGCCAAGCCGGACGCCATGAAGGACGTCGTCGCGAAGGCCACGGCCGCGGGCATCCCGGTCGTCGGCTTCAACTCCGGCGTCGACGACTGGAAAGAACTCGGCATGCTGGAGTACTTCGGCCAGGACGAGAACATCGCGGGCCAGGCCTTCGGCGAACGCCTCGACGAGGCGGGCGCCAAGCACGCCCTGTGCGTCATCCAGGAGCAGGGGCAGGTCGCCCTGGAGGCCCGCTGCGCCGGCCTGAAGAAGGGCTTCGGCGGCACGACCGACATCCTCTACGTCAACGGCACCGACATGCCTTCCGTGAAGTCGACGATCACCGCCAAGCTCAAGCAGGACTCGTCCATCGACCGGGTGGTCACCCTGGGCGCCCCGATCGCGCTGACCGCCGTGCAGTCGGTGTCCGACGCGGCCAGTGAGGCCAAGGTCGCGACCTTCGACCTCAACAAGGACCTCGTGCGGGCCGTCCAGGACGGTGATGTCGAGTTCGCCGTCGACCAACAGCCCTACCTCCAGGGCTACTTGGCCGTCGACGGTCTGTGGCTCCACAAGACCAACGGCAACTTCAGCGGCGGCGGCACCGCCCCCGTCCTCACCGGCCCCGCCTTCATCACCAAGGAGAACGTGGACGACGTAGCCGAGTTCGCGGCGAAGGGCACCCGCTGACCGCTGCGGCCCGTATCAGCGCGATGGCACCGCCTGGAGCGTCCGGCATCGCACACGCGGTGCCGGACGCTCCCATGATCCATGGCCTGGGGCTATGCCCCCTCCGGCGCCGCCCCGCTGCTCCCCCGCACCACGAGCTTCGGCTCCAACACGGCCTCGCGCGGCTCCAGTTCGGGCTTCTCCAGCCGCTCCACCGCGAACCGCACCGCGTGTTCCGCCATGAGTACGGCGTCCTGGCGGACGGTGGTCAGGCCGATCGGCATCAGGTGGGAGAGGTGGCTGTCGTCGTAGCCGACGACGGACAGGTCGCGGGGCACCTCGACACCGGCCCGGGTCAGGGACATCAACAGGCCCATGGCGCTGCGGTCGTTGCCGGCGAGGACGGCCGTCGGCAGGGGCTGCCCCCGGTCGCGTTCCGCGAGGAGCAGGCGGCCGGTCTCGATGCCCGACTCCTCCGTGTGGTCACCGGGAATGACCCGCGCCTCGGGCTCCAGGCCGTGGCGGCGCATCGCCGCCCGGTACGCGCGCCGCCGCTCGGCCGAGCCGGGACCCCGGCCGCCGTCGAGGTGCGCGATCCGCCGGTGCCCCAGCTCGACGAGGTGGTCCATCGCCTGCCGTACACCCTTGCCCTCGGCGGAGTGCACGAAGTCGACGTGGGCGTGGGGGACCCGGCGGCTGACGGAGACGGCGACGGTTCGGCGCCCCAGGGCTTCGAGGAAGTCGGGCTCGGCGAAGGAGCCGAGCAGGATGAGGGCCTCGCAGCGGTGGCTGAGCAGCGCCTCGACGGCCTTCTCCTCGCTGCGGCCCCGGGTGGCGCCGGAGAGCAGGACCTCGTAGCCGAGACGTTCGGCCTCGGGGTAGATGCCTTCGATGAGGTTGGTGTGGAAGGTCTGCTGGACGGTGAACATCACGCCGAGCGTGCGGCTGCGGCCACGCGCCAGCAGCCGGGCCGCGCTGTCGGGCCGGTAGCCGATCTCGTCGGCGACCCGCAGGACCCGCTCCCGGGTCTCGTCGCTCGCTCCCGGCTGGTGGCGGAACACGATCGAGACGAGCGCCCGGGAGACGCCCGCCTTCGCGGCGACGTCCGCCATCGTGGGCCGCTGCTTGCCCGATGCATCCACCTGTGAACCCACCCTCCGATCGCCGCCCACCTTAGGGCCTGCCCGGCGGATCACACAGGACAGCCCCAGGTCGCGGTACAGCCCCAGGCCGCGGTCCTGAAATCTCCCGGCAACAGGCTATTGACATGACATTTGGACAGGGGTCATCGTACTCGAACTAGAGCGCGCTAGTAGAGCGCGATACTTCCTGGTCGTCCCTGCCCCTCTCGCGAAGGACACACGTCATGGCAACGGCGCCAACACCGCTCCGCACCATCGCGGGCAACCTCTGCCTGGGCTCCGCCCCCGACTCCTGGGGCGTGTGGTTCCCCGAGGACGAGCACCAGGTGTCGCACACCCGCTTCCTCGACGAGCTGGCCGAGGCCGGCTACCAGTGGCTGGAGCTCGGCCCCTACGGCTATCTCCCCACCGACCCGAGGCGGCTGAAGGAGGAACTCGACGCTCGCGGCCTCCAGGTCTCCGGCGGCACCGCGTTCGGCGCCCTCCACCGGCCGGAAGCATGGGACGACATGCTCGCCCACGTCCGGCAGGTCGCCACCCTCACGGCGGCCGCGGGCGCTCACCACCTCGTCCTCATCCCGCCGATGTACCGGGACGAGAAGACCGGCGCCTTCACGGAGTCGCCGGAGCTGACCGCCGAGCAGTGGGCCGGGTTCGGGCGGGCCGCCGACCGGCTCGGCAGGCTGCTGCTCGACGAGTACGACATACGGCTCGTCGTCCACCCGCACGCCGACAGCCACATCCAGACCCAGCCGGAGATCGAGCGGCTGCTCAACGAGTCCGACTCCCGCTGGACCAACCTCTGTCTGGACACCGGGCACGTGGCCTACGGCGGCGGCGACAACCTCGACCTGATCCGCCGGTTCGGCGAGCGCGTCGGATACGTCCACATCAAGCAGATGGACCCCGCGATCCTCGCCCAAGTGGCCGCCGAGGACCTGTCGTTCGGCGAGGCCGTGAAGCGGGGCGTGTGCGTGTCGCCTCCGGCCGGGGTGCCCGACCCGGCCGAGGTCGTGGCCGAACTCGCCAGGCTGGACGCCGAGTTGTTCGTGATCGTCGAGCAGGACCTCTACCCGTGCGCGCCCGAGGTTCCGCTGCCCATCGCCGTACGCACCCGTGAGCATCTGTCGGGCTGCGGCCTGACGGGTACCCGGCGTCCCACCCTCGAACGGTAGGAGCGGCCCATGGCTGTCAAAGACGGCACGACATCCGCCACCACGGTCACGGACGACGCGCCGCCGGCCGTCTCGCGGCGGCTGCGGCTCATCACGCTCATCGCCACCTTCGGCGGACTCCTCTTCGGCTACGACACCGGTGTGATCAACGGCGCTCTGCCGTACATGACCGACGACCTGGGGCTGACCCCGGTCACCGAGGGCATGGTCACCAGCTCGCTGCTGCTGGGCGCGGCCCTGGGCGCGGTCACCGGTGGCCGGCTGTCGGACACGCGAGGACGGCGCCGTACGATCCTCGTCCTCGCTGTGGTGTTCTTCGTCGGCGCGCTGGGCTGCACGCTGGCGCCGAACACGGCGGTCATGGTCGTGGCTCGGTTCGTCCTCGGCCTCGCGGTGGGTGGCGCGTCGGTGACCGTGCCGGTCTACCTCGCGGAGGTCTCCCCCGCCGAGCGGCGCGGCGCGCTGGTCACCCGGAACGAACTGATGATCGTGACCGGGCAGTTGCTGGCCTTCACCTCCAACGCGATCATCGCCCGGGTGGGCGGCGAGTCCGGCGGTGTCTGGCGCTGGATGCTGGTGCTCGCCACTCTCCCGGCCGTCGTGCTCTGGTTCGGCATGCTCGTCATGCCGGAGAGCCCGCGCTGGTTGGCCTCCCAGACCCGCTTCGGTGAGGCGCTGGACGTGCTCAAGCAGGTGCGGTCCCGGCAGCGGGCCGAGGCCGAGCTGAGCGAGGTGTCCGCGCTCGCGGTCAAGGAGGAGCAGCAGAAGCTGGGCGGCTGGCAGGACATGAGGGCCACGCCGTGGGTGCGCAGGCTGATGTTCGTCGGGTTCGGCATCGCGATCGTGCAGCAGATCACGGGCGTCAACACGATCATGTACTACGGCACCCAGATCCTCACCGACGCCGGTTTCGCCGCCGACAGCGCGCTGACCGCGAACATCGCCAACGGCGTGATCTCGGTGCTGGCCACCTTCGTCGGCATCTGGCTGCTGGGCCGGGTCAACCGCCGCCCGATGCTGATGACCGGTCAGATCGGTACCACAGCCGCCTTGTTGCTGATCGGGATCTTCTCCCTCGCACTGCCGGCCGGCGACGGCCGCGCGTACGCCGTGCTCGCCATGACCGTCACCTTCCTCGCCTTCCAGCAGGGCGCGATCTCCCCGGTGACCTGGCTGATGCTGTCGGAGATCTTCCCGATGCGGATGCGCGGCTTCGGCATGGGTGTCGCGGCGGTGGTGCTGTGGCTGACGAACTTCCTGATCGGCCTCGTCTTCCCGTCCCTGGTCGACGGGATCGGTGTCTCCAACACCTTCTTCCTCTTCGTGGTGGCAGGCGTCTTCTCGCTCACCTTCGTGAAGCTCTACGTCCCCGAGACCCGGGGGCGTTCGCTGGAAACCCTCGAAGCCGAACTCCGGGCGCGCTTCTCCTGACCTTCTCCCTCCAAGGATCCAAGGAAACGACCATGACCGTACGTGTAGGCGTCATCGGCGCCGGCTGGATCGGCAAGGAACACATCCGGCGTCTCACCGACACCGTCACGGGCGCCCGCGTCACCGCGGTCACCGACATCGACGCCGCCCGGGCCGAGGAGGCGGCGGCGCCGGTCGGTGCCCGGGTGCTGCCCGACGGCACGGCCCTGATCGCGGCGGACGACGTCGACGCCGTTCTCGTGACGTCGTGGGGCCCGACCCACGCCGAACACGTGCTGAACGCGATCGCCGCCGGGAAACCGGTGTTCTGCGAGAAGCCGCTGGCCACGACCGCCGAGGACTGTCTGAAGATCGTCGAGGCCGAGACGGCACTGGGCCGCCGCCTGGTCCAGGTCGGCTTCATGCGCCGCTACGACGCCGGCTACCGGAAGATGAAGCAGGTCATCGCCTCCGGTCGCATCGGTGAGCCGCTGATCGTGCACTGCGCCCACCGCAACCCGACCGTGCCGGAGTCGTACACGTCCTCCATGGCCGCCCTGGACACGGCGGTGCACGAGGTGGACGTGCTGCGCTGGCTGCTCGACGACGAAATCGTCTCCGCGCAGGTGGTCACCCCGCGCGCCACGAGCAAGCGGTTCGCCCACCTCAAGGACCCGCAGATCATGCTCTTCGAGACCGCCAAGGGTGTCCGTATCGATCTGGAGGTCTTCGTCAACTGCCAGTACGGCTACGACATCCAGTGCGAGGCGGTGGGCGAGGAGGGGCTGGTCCGGCTGCCCGACCCTGCCTCGGTCGGCCTGCGCAGCGCAGGGCAGCACAGCACTGAGGTGCTCACCGACTGGGTGGGCCGGTTCGCTGACGCCTTCGACACCGAGTTCCGCGAGTGGATCGCGGGCGTCGCCGCCGGCGCCGAACCCACCGGCCCCTCGGCCTGGGACGGCTACGCGGCCACCGTCATCACCAGCGCGACCGTCGAGGCCCTGGAATCGGGCCGCGTCGTCGCCACCGACCTCAAGCCCCGGCCCGCACTCTACGGAGGCATCGCGTGAAGATCGCCCTCGACCCCTATATGTTCCGCGCGCTGTCCATCGACGAGATGGTGCGCACGGTCGCCGAACTCGGCTACGAGCACATCGAGTTGTCGCCGCGCGACGACTTCATGCCGTTCTTCCTGCATCCACGGGCCGATGACGAGCGCATCGCGGAACTGAAGACCTCACTGCGCACACACGGCGTGCGGTTGTCCTCCGTGCTGCCGCTCTACAAGTGGTCCTCACCGGACGAGACCGAGCGGCAGGCCGCCGTCCGCTACTGGAAGCGGATGATCGAGATCACCGCCGACCTCGAATGTCCGCTGATGAACTCGGAGTTCAACGGCCGCCCCGAACGCGCCGCCGAGAGCGAGGCCGCGTTCTGGCGCTCGCTGGAGGAGCTGCTGCCGCTGTTCGAGCGGGAGGGCATCGCGCTGAACCTGGAGGCGCACCCGGACGACTTCTGCGAGGAGAACACCCCGGCCGTCGATCTCGTCCGCGCGATCAACGAGCCCTGGGTGAACTACCTTTACTGTGCCCCGCACTCCTTCCACCTGTCGGGTGCCTCGGAGGTGGGCGCGGACATCGCGGCGATGATGCGCTACGCCGGCGACAAGCTGAAGCACGTACACATCGCCGACTCCTTCAACCACAAGGGCTCCAGCGGGCTGCGCTACATCCTCAACCCGCCCGGCACGACCGCCCGTGTCCACCAGCACCTGGACATCGGCCAGGGCGAGGTCGACTGGGACACCTTCTTCGGCACCCTGCGCGAGCTGGACTTCGACGGTGTGGCCACCGCCTGCGTCTTCGCGTGGGAGGAGCGGGCGAAGGAGTCGTCCGCGTTCATGCTGGACCGCATCACCAAGGAACTCGCCCGCTGAAAGCGCGGCTCGGGCACGGCGTCCTCCCCCGCCGTGCCCGAGTCCGCGTCAGGCCAGGCTCACCTCGACCGGCAGCTTCTTGATCCCGTTGACGAAGTTGGAGCGCACGCGCGGGACGTCGCCGACGAGGCGGATGCCGGCGAGGCGCGGGATCAGCTCCTCGAACATGATGCGGATCTCGGTGCGGGCCAGCAGATTGCCGAGGCACAGATGCGGGCTGCCCTTGCCGAAGGTGACGTGGTCGTTGTCGGCGCGGGCGACGTCGAAGTCGTACGGGTTGCCGAAGGTCTCCTCGTCGCGGTTGCCGGAGGCGTACCACATGACGACCTTGTCACCCTCCTTGACCTGCTTGCCGCCGAGTTCGACATCACGGGTCGCGGTACGGCGGAAGTGGTAGACGGGGGACGCCCAGCGCAGGAACTCCTCCGTCGCCACCGGGATCAGGGACGGGTCCTCCTGGAGGCGGGCGAGCTGTTCCGGGTGCTGGAGCAGGGCCAGCATCGAGTGGGTGATGGTGTGGCGGGTGGTCTCGTTGCCGGCCACGACCAGGAGCAGGAAGTAGTTGTCGAAGTCCTGTGGCGAGAGCGGCACACCGTCCTTCGGGGTGGTGTTCACCAGCTTCGACACCAGGTCGGTGCCGTCGCCGCCACGCCGCTGCCGGGCCAGTTCGCGGCCGTACTCGAAGACTTCGAGGGAGGCGGGTGAGCGGAACGGCAGATGCCGGTACTGCTCGCTCTCCGCGCTGTTCAGCAGGACGTCGGCGTAGTCGGGGTCGGTGTTGCCGATGATGCGGTTGCCCCAGTCGATGAGCCGCTGGTTGTCCTCCGGGGGTACGTCGAGGAGCCGGGCGAGGACGTTGATGGGGAAGTCGGCGGAGATGTCGGCGACGAAGTCGAAGGTGCCCTTGGCGAGGGCCGCGTCGAGGGTGGTGGCGGTGAGGCCGCGCAGGAAGTCGGTGTAGCTGTTGATGACGTTCGCGCCGAACTGGCGCTGGATCACGCTGCGCAGGGCGCGGTGGCGGACGCCGTCCAGTTCCAGGACGGAGGCGCGTTTCTTGATCTGGTCCTCGTCGACCTCTTCCAGGTTGACGAACTTCGTCGAGGTGAAGGTCTCCGCGTCACGGTCCACGCGGGCGATGTCGGCGTGCCGGGTCACCGCCCAGAAGCCGGAGTTGGGGGCCTCCTCCGGCTGCCAGTGCACCGGGTCCTGGTGGCGCAGGGTGTGGAACATGCGCCACGGGGTGATGCCGTCGGTGAAGTTGTCGAGGTCGGCGAGGTCCACGTCGTCCAGCGGCAGGGGTTCCCGCATGGCTTCGCTGACGGAGGGGGTGGGGGCGGAAGTGGTCATGGGGCTGGTTCTCCCGGGCTTCACAGGTGGTAGGCGTACTCGGTGAACTCCCAGTCGGTGACATGCCGTTGGAAGCGTTCGACCTCGTCGCGCTTGTAGCTGAGGTAC
Encoded proteins:
- a CDS encoding FAD-dependent monooxygenase; this encodes MRAIVVGAGIGGLAATLSLRRAGCEVTLVEQTPRFTEIGAGIQLAPNATRVLRRLGLLDAVVARSTRPSRLSFRTWSDGGEICRYALGREAEDAFGAPYLQVHRADLHQALAAAVPPESVRLNTAVVGIGQDDRSAHVTTAGGERLEADLVVAADGVRSAARRWLFGADEALFSGTAAYRALLPADKVADLDLPEYALWLGPGRHFVHYWVRRGELLNVVGVIGAEKARESWTARAEPGEQLRAFDGWDPRVLTVLARTGTVFRYGIHTRAPLARWNIGRVTLLGDSAHAMVPFQAQGAAQALVDATVLGDTLTGATPADVPDALDRYVRRRLATATKVQASSARAGEDYHLPDGPEARARNARLAAQAARNEFGPHAAAWAVDALDEQAW
- a CDS encoding RidA family protein, which gives rise to MAITFVNPGGLPKIDAYRQVSIASGSKLVFIAGQVSWDAAEVTVGEGDLAAQVEQCYLNIGTALAEAGASFDDVAKLNIHVVDWTPDKMPALMEGISRAAAKLGVAPTPPATLLGVAALDIPEHLVEIEATAVVD
- a CDS encoding sugar ABC transporter substrate-binding protein → MHRHHRVAALTATLLAGALFAAGCSSSSGGKESEEGGDTAAAGKADTPRMTVAMVTHASPGDTFWDLIRKGAQAAAAKDNIELVYSADPNAGNQANLVQNAIDQKVDGIALTAAKPDAMKDVVAKATAAGIPVVGFNSGVDDWKELGMLEYFGQDENIAGQAFGERLDEAGAKHALCVIQEQGQVALEARCAGLKKGFGGTTDILYVNGTDMPSVKSTITAKLKQDSSIDRVVTLGAPIALTAVQSVSDAASEAKVATFDLNKDLVRAVQDGDVEFAVDQQPYLQGYLAVDGLWLHKTNGNFSGGGTAPVLTGPAFITKENVDDVAEFAAKGTR
- a CDS encoding alpha-L-fucosidase, which encodes MSQSISRRRLLVGATAVVAAAAATDVFVAGRALAAPRTYTPTWDSVNQHPAAPEWFRDAKFGIYFHWGVFSVPAYDNEWYPRHMYDSGHKANRHHIATYGDPSVWPYHNFVDGADDLAGNHKEFAPKLKSAGGNFDPDEWVQLFVDAGARFAGPVAEHHDGYSMWDSQVNEWNSVAKGPRLDLLELFADAIRAKNLKLLVAMHHAYNFTGFFEHAPAQTEPSLKKFYGQLSHAEENQLWFDKLKEVVDRAQPDILWQDFNLPEVDEAQRLNFLSYYFNQADTWGKEVVSTYKDGFNSHGSVFDYERGGPADLTAPYWLTDDSISNTSWCYTEGIGYYSLAQMLHSFVDRVSKNGNMLLNIAPQADGTIPQGQRDILLGIGDYLKRFGESVYDTRAWTAYGEGPTKMGGGSFTRPTAGTAQDIRFTRDKASTVLYATVLGWPGSSLTVKTLNSDRIDLGSLSSVKLLDTTAGTYIDLATPTQDATGLKVTLPSAAPFEAPAYVLKFRFSGRIPTLQPLTGALVFKDARYSGDSAVLALGDHTAEQLTLSGMPPRTLSSLKLAPGYEMVGHSGDDFTGTAWTFTADNPRIRNGITSLKVMFAPSARFRITNVTNGLALDSGGDVAGGSDLKQWTWDGSTNLQWHAVHLGDGHYRLENRGNGMVADGWGATSGGATVKQAEWNGGTNQQWLITHRGDGRYSLANRTTGLVLDGGGNVSSGSVAKQWAWGNSTNLLWTFTEV
- a CDS encoding AraC family transcriptional regulator, whose product is MLERLNQAMEHIERHLDQRIEVADLARIAVTSEYHLRRLFSALAGMPLSEYVRRRRLTVAGAEVLADERTLLEIAVRYGYGSGEAFARAFRAMHGVGPGEARRTGATLRSQPRMSFRLVVEGSSSMRYRVVEKEEFRVVGRKARVPLVHEGMNPAIADFIRGIGQETLRQIESLSDQEPEGIVAVSDKLDDSRAEGTELDYWHGAVTRAAVPEGMDALTVPAGTWAVFENSGPFPQALQHLWRDVFTQWFPSNPYRSRPGPEILRTRLSQDAAQADAELWIPVERTPL